Part of the Streptomyces europaeiscabiei genome is shown below.
ACACCCGGGGGACAACCCCCGGACCCCCGGCCTTACCACGGCGAGCGCGCCCGTCACAGCAGCCCCGCGGCCCGAGCCCAGCGATATTTCGCGCCGAGTACGGCCACCGGCTTCTCGGTCGTGTACGGGTACGCCACGACCCCGCGCTCGAAGAGGTACTGGCAGGCCTCCTCCACCTCCACGTCGCCCGCGAGCGACGCGACGACCGGTTTCTCGATGCCCCGCTCGCGGAACTCGGCGACCACGCGCGCGGTGAGCTCGGCGAACACCATGGGCGGGGTGACGATGGTGTGCCAGTAGCCGAGGACGAGGGAGTGGATACGCGGGTCCTCGAGGCCCAGCCGGATCGTCGCCTCGTACGTCGACGGCGGCTCGCCCCCGGTGATGTCCACCGGGTTGCCGGCGGCCCCGAACGGCGGGATGAACTTCCGGAAGGACGCGTCCAGGTCCGGCGGGATCTCCATCAGAGTCAGCCCGTTGTCCGTCACCGCGTCCGACAGCAGCACGCCGCTGCCGCCCGCGCCCGTGATGATCACGACGTTGTCGCCCTGAGGGGCCGGAAGCACCGGCAATGCGCGCGCGTACTCCAGCATCTCGTTCAGGCCCGGCGCCCTGATGACACCAGCCTGCTTCAGGATGTCCTCGTACACGGCGTCGTCGCCCGCCAGCGCGCCCGTGTGCGAGCCCGCCGCCTTCGCCCCGGCCGCCGTACGGCCCGCCTTGAGGACCACCACCGGCTTCTTGGGGACGGTCGCCCGCGCGGCCTCCACGAAGGCCCGCCCGTCCTTGAGGTCCTCCAGGTGCATCGCGATGCACTCGGTGTGCGGGTCCTCGCCGAACCAGGTCAGCAGGTCGTCCTCGTCCAGGTCCGACTTGTTGCCGAGCCCGACGATCGCCGACACACCCGTCTTCGTGGTCCGCGCGAAGCCCAGGATGGCCATCCCGATGCCGCCGGACTGCGAGGTCAGCGCCACGCCGCCCTTGACGTCGTACGGCGTGCAGAACGTGGCGCACAGGTCGTGCCACGTCGAGTAGTAGCCGTAGATGTTCGGCCCGAGCAGCCGGACGCCGTGCCGCTCGGCGATCTCCACGATCTCGTCCTGGAGCCCGTGCTCACCGGTCTCCGCGAAACCCGACGGGATCAGCACGGCGTTGGGGATGCCCTTGCGACCCACCTCCTCCAGCGCCGAGGCCACGAACCTGGCGGGGATCGCGAAGACCGCCACATCCACCTCACCGGGAACGTCCGTGACACTCTTGTACGCCTTACGGCCCAGAATGTCATCGGCCTTGGGATTCACCGGATGGATCTCCCCGGCGAAACCGCCGTCGACGAGATTGCGCATCACCGAGTTGCCGATCTTGCCCTGTTCGTTGGAGGCCCCGATCACGGCGACCGACGAGGGCTGCATCAGCCGGCGCATCGACGTGAGGATCTCCTCACGCGTGTACGTGCGCCGGGGCTTCGGCACCGACTCCGCGAGGATCACCCGGATGTCCGCCGCGAGGGCACCCTGCGGGGTGGCGATCACCGGGTTCAGATCGACTTCGGCGATCTCCGGGAAGTCCCCGACGAGTTCGGAGACCCGGCGGATCTGCTCGGCGATCGCCCACCGGTCCACGGCAGGCGCCCCGCGCACCCCGCGCAGGATCTCCGCCGCGCGGATCGAGTCCAGCATGGAGACCGCCTCGTCCGCGTCGAGCGGCGCGAGCCGGAACGTCACGTCCTTGAGGACCTCGACCAGCACCCCGCCGAGCCCGAACGCGACGACCTTCCCGAACGTCGGGTCCGTCACCGCGCCGACGATGACCTCCTGCCCCTTCGGCAGCAACTCCTGTATCTGGACACCCTCGATACGGGCATCGGGCGCGTACGCGCGCGCGTTGTCGACGATCGTGTGGAACGCGGCCCGTACGTCACCGGCGCCCTCCACTCCGACGATCACACCGCCCGCGTCGGTCTTGTGGAGGATGTCCGGCGAGACGATCTTCATGACCACGGGCCCGCCGAAGCGCGCCGCGTACGACACCGCCTCGTCGACGTCCCGCGCCAACTCCTCACCGGGTACGGCGATCCCGTACGCGTCGGCGATCACCTTGCCCTCGGGAGCGGTCAGCGCGCTCCGGCCCTCGGCCCGTACGGCGTCGAGGAGCGTGCGCACCCTCAGCACCCGGTCTTCGGCCATCAATCAGATCACTCCGTTCGACTTGAGCAGGCGCAGTTCCTCGTCGCCGAGGCCCAGCTCGCCGACGTAGACCTCTTCGTTGTGCTCGCCGAGCAAGGGAGAACTGGTCACGTCCACGGGGGAGTCGGACAGCTTCAGCGGGCTGCCGACGGTCACGAAGTCGCCGCGCTCGGGATGCGGCACGGTGACGACCATCTCGTTGGAGACCAGGGACTCGTCCTCGATGATCTCCTTGGTGGAGAGGATCGGCCCGCACGGGATGTTGTGGGCGTTGAGCCGCTCCAGCACCTCCCACTTGGGAAGCGTGGACGACCACTCCTCGATGAGCTGGAACATCTTGTTGAGTTTGGGCAGCCGGGCCTCCGGCGTCGCCCACTCGGGGTCGTCGGCCAGCTCGGGCCGGCCGATCAGCTCGCTCATCGGCTGCCAGCCCACGGGCTGCACGATGACGTACACGTAGTCGTTCGGGCCGCCCGGCGCGCACTTGACCGCCCAGCCGGGCTGGCCACCGCCGGACGCGTTCCCGGACCTGGGAACCTCGTCGCCGAAGTCCTCGTTGGGATATTCACGGAGCGGGCCATGTGCCAGCCGCTGCTGATCCCTCAGCTTCACCCGGCAGAGATTGAGGACGGCGTGCTGCATGGCCACGTTGACCCGCTGACCGCGCCCGGTGTTCTCCCGCTGGTACAGCGCCGCGAGAATCCCCGCCACGGCGTGGATGCCCGTGCCCGAGTCCCCGATCTGGGCCCCCGTCGCCAGCGGCGGCCCGTCCTCGAAGCCCGTGGTCGCCATCGACCCGCCCATGGCCTGCGCCACGACCTCGTACGCCTTGAAGTTGGTGTACGGCCCGTCCCCGAACCCCTTGATGGAGGCGTAGACGATACGCGGATTGATCTCCTGGATGCGGTCCCAGGTGAAGCCCATGCGGTCGACCGCGCCGGGCCCGAAGTTCTCGACCATGACGTCGGAGCGCCGGATCAGCTCGGTGAGGATCTCCTTGCCGCGCTCGGTCTTGGTGTTGAGGGTGATGCTCCGCTTGTTGCAGTTGAGCATCGTGAAGTAGAGGGAGTCGACGTCCGGGAGGTCGCGCAACTGCTTGCGCGTGATGTCCCCGGTCGGCGCCTCCAGCTTCACCACGTCCGCGCCGAGCCAGGCGAGCAGCTGGGTGGCGGACGGGCCGGACTGGACGTGCGTCATGTCGAGGACGCGGATGCCTTCGAGAGCCTTGGTCGACGTTCCTGCGCTGGACGTTCCTGCGGTAGGGGTCATCGGGGGCACCTCACTTGTACATCGTCTGGTTCATGGTTCCGGGGGCGTACGCGTCCGGGTCGACCCAGACGTTGATGAGCGACGGCTTGCCCGACTCACGGGCCCGCTGGAGCGCGGGGCCGATGTCGGCGGGGTCGCGGACCTCCTCGCCGTAACCGCCCAGCATCTGGGCGAACTTGTCGTAGTGGACGTCGCCGAGGGTGTTGCCGATGCGCTCGCGTTCCTCGCCGTACTTGGCCTTCTGGCCGTAACGGATCTGGTTCATGGAGGAGTTGTTGCCGATGATCCCGACGAAGGGCAGGTCGTAGCGGACGAGGGTCTCGAAGTCCCAGCCGGTGAGGGAGAAGGCGCCGTCGCCGAAGAGGGCCACCACCTCCTTGTCGGGCCGCGCCTTCTTGGCGGCGAGCACGAAGGGCACGCCGACGCCGAGGGTGCCGAGGGGGCCCGGGTCCATCCAGTGCCCGGGTGACTTGGGCTGCACGACCTGACCGGAGAAGGTGACGATGTCGCCGCCGTCGCCGATGTAGACGGAGTCCTCGGTGAGGAACTCGTTGATCTCGCTGACCAGCCGGTACGGGTGGATCGGCGAGGCGTCGGATTTCAGGCTGGGCAGCCGCTTCTCGATGGCGGTCTGCTCGGCGGCGCGCAGCTCGTCGAGCCACTCCTTGCGCCTCGACGCGCCCCCGTTGATGCGCCCGGAAGCCGCCTCCGTCACCGACTTGAGCACGAGGCCCGCGTCGCCGACGATCCCGAGGTCGATGTCGCGGTTCTTGCCGACGGTCCGGTAGTCGAGGTCGATCTGCACGACGGTCGCGTCCGGCGACAGCCGTTTGCCGTAGCCCATGCGGAAGTCGAAGGGCGTCCCGACGACGACGATGACATCGGCGTTGGAGAAGGCGTACCGGCGGGAGAGCTGGAAGTGGTGCGGGTCCCCGGGCGGCAGCGTGCCGCGACCGGCGCCGTTCATGTACGCCGGGATGTTCAGCGTGCGCACCAGCTCGATGGCGGACTCGGTGCCGCGGGTCGTCCACACCTGGCTGCCCAGCAGGATCGCGGGCTTCTCGGCGTGCACCAGCAGATCGGCGAGCCTCTCGATGGCCTCGGGGTCGCCGGCCGACCGGGTCGAGGCCCGGTAGGCGCCGGCCTTGGGCACGCGTGCCTTCTCCACGGGCACCTTGGCGTCGAGGACGTCGCGCGGGATCTCCAGGAAGGAGGGACCGGGCGCGCCGTGGTAGCACTCGCGGAACGCCATCGACACCATGTCGGCGGCACGGGCCGTGTCCGGCACGGTCGCCGCGAACTTGGTGATCGGCGTCATCATGTCGACGTGCGGGAGGTCCTGCAGGGACCCCATCTTGTGCTGGGTGTGCGCGCCCTGGCCGCCGATCAGCAGCATCGGGGACTCCGCGCGGAAGGCGTTGGCGACACCGGTCACGGCGTCGGTCGTACCGGGGCCGGCGGTGACGACCGCGCAGCCGGGTTTGCCGGTGATGCGGGCGTAGCCGTCGGCGGCGTGGGCGGCGACCTGCTCGTGGCGTACGTCGACGACCTCGATGCCCTCGTCGACGCAGCCGTCGTAGATGTCGATGATGTGGCCGCCGCACAGGGTGTAGATGACCTCCACACCTTCCGCTTTGAGTGCCTTGGCGACGAGGTGACCACCGGAGATGAGGTCCTGGCTGTTGCCGTCGGGCATGGCGAAGTCCTGTCCCTTCGTAGGGGTTTTCGTGGGCCTTGGTGGGCGTCTTCGTAGGTGCTGGAGCGGTGCTGGAGCGCTCTCGCGGTTGATTGCATACAGTCGACGAATACTGTATGAAGCTTGTTATCCCGCATCCGGTGGGTGGTGTCCAGGGGGCGTGCGGCACTTTTGAGTCAGGAGCCGGAATGGACCTTTTCGAGCACCAGGCAAGGGAACTCTTCGAGGAACACGGCATCCCGGTGCCAAGGGCCGAGGTCGCGGACTCGCCCAAGGAGGCCCGGGAGATCGCCCGCAGGCTGGGCGGACGCGTCGTCGTCAAGGCGCAGGTGAAGACCGGCGGACGCGGCAAGGCGGGCGGGGTGAAGCTCGCCGCCGACCCCGCCGCCACCGAACTGACGGCACGACAGATCCTCGGCATGGACATCAAGGGCCACACCGTCCGCAGGGTGATGGTGGCCGAACCCGCGGAGATCGAGAGCGAGTTCTACGTCTCGTACGTCCTCGACCGCGCCGCCGGCCGCTTTCTCGCGATCGCCTCCGCCGAGGGAGGCATGGACATCGAGGAGGTGGCGGCGACCCGGCCCGAGGCCGTGGCCCGTGTCCCCATCGATCCCGTCGAGGGCGTCACCTCGGCGAGGGCGGCCGAGATCGCGCGGGCCGCCGGCCTGCCCCCGCAGACCGTCGACGTCCTCGTACGGCTCTGGGAGGTGCTGACCCGCGAGGACGCGTTGCTCGTCGAGGTGAACCCCCTCGTCCGAACCGCACAGGGCCGGATCCTCGCCATCGACGGCAAGGTCACCCTCGACGACAACGCGAGCTTCCGGCAGACGCGTTGGGGCGACGAGGGCCTCGCACACGACGACCCGCTGGAGGCGGCCGCGGCCGCCAAGGGCCTCAACTACGTGAAGCTGGACGGAGAGGTCGGCGTCATCGGCAACGGCGCCGGACTCGTCATGTCGACCCTCGACGTGGTCGCGGGCTGCGGCGCCCGCCCCGCCAACTTCCTCGACATCGGCGGCGGCGCCTCGGCCCGGATCATGGCCGACGGCCTCTCCGTCATCCTCTCCGACCCCGAGGTGAAGTCGGTCTTCGTCAACGTCTTCGGCGGGATCACCGCCTGCGACGCGGTCGCCGACGGCATCGTGCAGGCCCTGGACAGCGTCCAGTTGACCAAGCCGCTGGTCGTCCGCCTCGACGGCAACAACGCCGTACGCGGCCGGGCCATCCTCGACGACCGTGACCATCCCCTCGTTCACCAGGCCACCACCATGGACGGCGCCGCGCGCCGCGCCGCCGACCTCGCCCACGCGATCTGAGGAGCCCGGACATGGCCATCTACCTCACCAAGGAGAGCAAGGTCCTCGTCCAGGGCATGACCGGCGGCGAGGGGATGAAGCACACCCGCCGGATGCTCGCGGCCGGCACGAACGTCGTCGGCGGCGTCAACCCCCGCAAGGCGGGCCGGACGGTCGACTTCGACGTCCCCCAGTGCCTCGAAGGCCTGGGAAGTACCGCCATGGCCGTCCCCGTCTTCGGTTCCGTCCACGAGGGCATCGAGGTCACCGGCGCCGACGTCACCGTCGTCTTCGTCCCGCCCGCCTTCGCCAAGGCGGCCGTAGTCGAGGCCGCCGACGCCGGCATCGGCCTCGCCGTCGTCATCACCGAGGGCATCCCGGTCCACGACTCGGTCG
Proteins encoded:
- a CDS encoding acetate--CoA ligase family protein, which codes for MAEDRVLRVRTLLDAVRAEGRSALTAPEGKVIADAYGIAVPGEELARDVDEAVSYAARFGGPVVMKIVSPDILHKTDAGGVIVGVEGAGDVRAAFHTIVDNARAYAPDARIEGVQIQELLPKGQEVIVGAVTDPTFGKVVAFGLGGVLVEVLKDVTFRLAPLDADEAVSMLDSIRAAEILRGVRGAPAVDRWAIAEQIRRVSELVGDFPEIAEVDLNPVIATPQGALAADIRVILAESVPKPRRTYTREEILTSMRRLMQPSSVAVIGASNEQGKIGNSVMRNLVDGGFAGEIHPVNPKADDILGRKAYKSVTDVPGEVDVAVFAIPARFVASALEEVGRKGIPNAVLIPSGFAETGEHGLQDEIVEIAERHGVRLLGPNIYGYYSTWHDLCATFCTPYDVKGGVALTSQSGGIGMAILGFARTTKTGVSAIVGLGNKSDLDEDDLLTWFGEDPHTECIAMHLEDLKDGRAFVEAARATVPKKPVVVLKAGRTAAGAKAAGSHTGALAGDDAVYEDILKQAGVIRAPGLNEMLEYARALPVLPAPQGDNVVIITGAGGSGVLLSDAVTDNGLTLMEIPPDLDASFRKFIPPFGAAGNPVDITGGEPPSTYEATIRLGLEDPRIHSLVLGYWHTIVTPPMVFAELTARVVAEFRERGIEKPVVASLAGDVEVEEACQYLFERGVVAYPYTTEKPVAVLGAKYRWARAAGLL
- the frc gene encoding formyl-CoA transferase, whose amino-acid sequence is MTPTAGTSSAGTSTKALEGIRVLDMTHVQSGPSATQLLAWLGADVVKLEAPTGDITRKQLRDLPDVDSLYFTMLNCNKRSITLNTKTERGKEILTELIRRSDVMVENFGPGAVDRMGFTWDRIQEINPRIVYASIKGFGDGPYTNFKAYEVVAQAMGGSMATTGFEDGPPLATGAQIGDSGTGIHAVAGILAALYQRENTGRGQRVNVAMQHAVLNLCRVKLRDQQRLAHGPLREYPNEDFGDEVPRSGNASGGGQPGWAVKCAPGGPNDYVYVIVQPVGWQPMSELIGRPELADDPEWATPEARLPKLNKMFQLIEEWSSTLPKWEVLERLNAHNIPCGPILSTKEIIEDESLVSNEMVVTVPHPERGDFVTVGSPLKLSDSPVDVTSSPLLGEHNEEVYVGELGLGDEELRLLKSNGVI
- a CDS encoding thiamine pyrophosphate-binding protein produces the protein MPDGNSQDLISGGHLVAKALKAEGVEVIYTLCGGHIIDIYDGCVDEGIEVVDVRHEQVAAHAADGYARITGKPGCAVVTAGPGTTDAVTGVANAFRAESPMLLIGGQGAHTQHKMGSLQDLPHVDMMTPITKFAATVPDTARAADMVSMAFRECYHGAPGPSFLEIPRDVLDAKVPVEKARVPKAGAYRASTRSAGDPEAIERLADLLVHAEKPAILLGSQVWTTRGTESAIELVRTLNIPAYMNGAGRGTLPPGDPHHFQLSRRYAFSNADVIVVVGTPFDFRMGYGKRLSPDATVVQIDLDYRTVGKNRDIDLGIVGDAGLVLKSVTEAASGRINGGASRRKEWLDELRAAEQTAIEKRLPSLKSDASPIHPYRLVSEINEFLTEDSVYIGDGGDIVTFSGQVVQPKSPGHWMDPGPLGTLGVGVPFVLAAKKARPDKEVVALFGDGAFSLTGWDFETLVRYDLPFVGIIGNNSSMNQIRYGQKAKYGEERERIGNTLGDVHYDKFAQMLGGYGEEVRDPADIGPALQRARESGKPSLINVWVDPDAYAPGTMNQTMYK
- the sucC gene encoding ADP-forming succinate--CoA ligase subunit beta, which translates into the protein MDLFEHQARELFEEHGIPVPRAEVADSPKEAREIARRLGGRVVVKAQVKTGGRGKAGGVKLAADPAATELTARQILGMDIKGHTVRRVMVAEPAEIESEFYVSYVLDRAAGRFLAIASAEGGMDIEEVAATRPEAVARVPIDPVEGVTSARAAEIARAAGLPPQTVDVLVRLWEVLTREDALLVEVNPLVRTAQGRILAIDGKVTLDDNASFRQTRWGDEGLAHDDPLEAAAAAKGLNYVKLDGEVGVIGNGAGLVMSTLDVVAGCGARPANFLDIGGGASARIMADGLSVILSDPEVKSVFVNVFGGITACDAVADGIVQALDSVQLTKPLVVRLDGNNAVRGRAILDDRDHPLVHQATTMDGAARRAADLAHAI